One Acidobacteriota bacterium genomic region harbors:
- a CDS encoding glycosyltransferase family 9 protein: MITSPRIPAERICLLRLGAFGDTIHAISMINGLRRLYPDAHLSWILEPVPHEIAKEQPEIDEFIVFRPGSGLAGWREIRHRLRASPQFDLLLVPQVSLRSSLVSLLVDAGIRLGFDWNRSREGHWWFVNRHLPPGPPRHAQDLFLDFLDYLGLESYEPEWNLRFTAEEMERERDFFTAIGAPVLALVVASSSADKDWDAAGYAAVADEARWRFGLVPMLLGGPSAREREIAGEIASRMTSEPVVALERPVREMLWKLHGSRVVVAPDTGPLHAAVALNRPTVGLYGYSDPRRCGPYGRFHDLLIDAWADPATGEKISRRKKSARMNRITPGQVLDKIGLALERYR; this comes from the coding sequence ATGATCACTTCACCGAGAATCCCCGCTGAGCGCATCTGCCTGCTTCGTCTCGGAGCGTTCGGCGACACAATTCATGCGATCTCGATGATCAATGGTCTGCGCCGGCTCTATCCGGACGCACATCTGAGCTGGATCCTCGAGCCGGTTCCGCACGAGATCGCAAAAGAGCAACCCGAGATCGACGAGTTCATCGTCTTCAGGCCGGGCAGCGGTCTCGCCGGCTGGCGCGAGATTCGCCACCGGCTCCGCGCGAGTCCCCAATTCGACCTCCTTCTCGTTCCTCAGGTCAGCCTCCGCTCGAGCCTCGTCTCTCTTCTCGTCGACGCCGGGATCCGGCTCGGATTCGACTGGAACCGCTCGCGGGAGGGGCACTGGTGGTTCGTCAATCGGCACCTACCACCGGGACCTCCCCGCCATGCCCAGGATCTCTTTCTCGACTTTCTCGACTATCTCGGGCTCGAATCGTACGAGCCGGAGTGGAACCTCCGTTTCACGGCGGAGGAGATGGAGAGAGAGCGTGACTTTTTCACCGCCATCGGCGCGCCGGTTCTCGCGCTCGTCGTGGCTTCATCGTCGGCCGATAAGGACTGGGACGCCGCCGGTTACGCCGCGGTGGCCGACGAAGCTCGGTGGCGGTTCGGCCTCGTGCCGATGCTGCTGGGAGGACCGTCGGCCCGTGAAAGGGAGATCGCCGGAGAGATCGCTTCGCGAATGACCTCCGAGCCGGTCGTTGCTCTCGAACGGCCTGTCCGGGAGATGCTCTGGAAACTCCATGGCTCGAGAGTGGTGGTCGCGCCCGATACCGGTCCGCTGCATGCTGCCGTCGCCCTGAACCGTCCGACGGTCGGGCTCTACGGCTACTCCGATCCCAGAAGGTGCGGACCCTACGGGCGGTTTCACGACCTTCTGATCGACGCTTGGGCCGACCCCGCGACGGGGGAGAAAATCTCGCGAAGAAAGAAGAGCGCACGGATGAATCGCATCACCCCCGGCCAGGTTCTCGACAAAATCGGCCTCGCTCTCGAGCGCTACCGGTAG
- a CDS encoding VIT1/CCC1 transporter family protein, with the protein MSTEDLEHSHAPEDIRERLESGPSHSYLRDWVYGGIDGAVTTFAIVTGVVGAELSARVVLILGVANLVGDGFSMAAGNYSATQTELQQIEHIREIEYRHIRVDPDGEREEVRQIFASKGFEGEDLESAVSVVTGDDDRWVDTMLTDEYGLPLEVRSPLRAATATFFAFILCGIVPLVPWYLGISSPFDWSVGMTLAVFFGIGSLRSRWSIHPWWRTGLSTLAIGSIAAGLAYAIGYLLRSLGV; encoded by the coding sequence GTGAGCACCGAAGACCTCGAGCACTCCCATGCTCCCGAAGACATCCGGGAAAGATTGGAGTCGGGACCCTCGCACAGCTATCTTCGCGACTGGGTCTACGGCGGGATCGACGGCGCCGTGACGACGTTCGCGATCGTGACGGGCGTCGTCGGAGCGGAGCTCTCCGCTCGTGTGGTCCTCATTCTGGGCGTCGCCAATCTCGTGGGAGACGGTTTTTCCATGGCTGCCGGGAACTACTCGGCCACGCAGACCGAGCTGCAGCAGATCGAGCACATCAGGGAGATCGAGTACCGGCACATCCGCGTGGATCCCGATGGCGAGCGGGAGGAAGTCCGGCAGATTTTCGCGTCGAAGGGTTTCGAGGGAGAAGATCTCGAATCAGCCGTCAGCGTCGTCACCGGCGATGACGATCGGTGGGTCGATACGATGCTCACCGACGAGTACGGCCTCCCCCTCGAAGTTCGATCACCTCTGCGAGCGGCCACGGCGACGTTTTTTGCCTTCATCCTCTGCGGAATCGTTCCGCTCGTGCCGTGGTACCTCGGGATCTCCTCGCCGTTCGACTGGTCGGTCGGAATGACTCTCGCCGTCTTCTTCGGAATCGGGTCGCTCCGAAGCCGTTGGTCGATTCATCCCTGGTGGAGGACCGGTCTTTCGACACTCGCGATCGGCTCGATCGCGGCCGGGCTCGCCTATGCAATCGGCTACCTTCTCCGATCCCTCGGTGTCTGA
- a CDS encoding YkgJ family cysteine cluster protein, whose product MAKEKAKKKAKIKYDCSKCPAYCCSYDRIEVSDFDLERLAAYFGIPVKKAEKKFTKWWDDDERVLRHQKDHIFDSVCRFLDSDTRQCTIYEARPEVCREYPDAKICGYYEFLRWERKFQEDPEFIPLS is encoded by the coding sequence ATGGCGAAAGAGAAGGCGAAGAAGAAAGCGAAGATCAAGTACGACTGCTCGAAGTGCCCGGCATACTGCTGCAGCTACGACCGGATCGAGGTGAGCGACTTCGACCTCGAGCGGCTCGCCGCATATTTCGGTATCCCGGTGAAAAAAGCGGAGAAGAAATTCACCAAGTGGTGGGACGACGATGAGCGAGTTCTTCGCCACCAGAAAGACCACATTTTCGATTCGGTCTGCAGATTTCTCGACAGCGACACCCGGCAGTGCACGATCTACGAGGCACGACCCGAGGTCTGCCGGGAGTACCCCGATGCGAAGATCTGCGGCTACTACGAGTTTCTGAGGTGGGAGCGGAAGTTTCAGGAGGATCCGGAGTTCATCCCGCTTTCCTGA